AGTTGGAAGAAGTGTAAAAGAGTTTTTAAGACAAGTTATGGCACATCAATATGCATACAAAACAGGAGAAGTTTGTCCAGCAAACTGGAAACCTGGTAAAAAAACATTACCTGTAAATACAGATATAGAACCAATGACAGGAAATGTTGGAAAATATGTAACATTAGAAGATTTAATTGATGAAAATGATGTAAAAGAAATGAAAGAGATGTTAGAAAAATTTAAAGAAATTTCTAAATAATCTCTTTCTTTTTTCTAAATTAGCCAGAAGGCTTTTTTATAAAAAAGATAGAAAGGATAGTATGAAAAATTTAAAAAGTTTACTTGAAAGTACTGAATTAAAAATTACACCTCAAAGACTTGCAATATTAAAAGAATTAGAAAATTTTGGACATGCAACTATTGAGGAGATTTATGAAAATATTAAAGAGATATTCCCTTCAATCTCTCTTGCAACTATTTATAAAAATATTAATGCCCTAAAAGAAGCAGGCATTATTTGTGAAATATGTACTCCATATAAAAATAAATATGAAATAAATAAAGGAGAACATGGTCATTTTATATGTGCTAAATGTGGAAATATTGAAGATTTTGAATTAACTGATGAGATGATAAAATCGATTGAGAATAAATATCCAAATACTAAAAAAGAGATTTATATCTATGGAGTGTGTGAAAATTGTAATAAAAACTAATGGAAAAAAATTATTTATTAGAAAAAAGTATTGACAATCGGTTGCTATTTTATTATAATATAAAAAAACAAAAAGGAGTGGCAAATGGCTTGCGAAAAAGATACAAAAGAATTAAATAAAACAACAAAAGAGGAAAAAATGGAAGAAGTAGTAAAAACACAAGAAGGTGTATTAGTATTAAAGAATATGCCAGAATTTAAAATGGAAGCATATGATGCAGCAACAGGTCATTATACAGAAGTTAGCAGTGAAGATTATAAAGGAAAATGGACAGTAATTTGTTTCTATCCAGCAGACTTTACATTTGTATGTCCAACTGAGATTGCAGCAATGAATGCAGCACTTCCAATTTTAAAAGAACTTGGAGTAGAAGTTTTAGCAGTATCAACAGATACAAAATTCTCACATAAAAGATTTGTAGAGACTGAACCATTACTAAAAGATTTAAAATTAACTATTGCAGCGGATCCAACAGGTGAGGTTACAAGAAAATTTGGTGTAATGATTGAGGGTGCAGGACTTGCACTTAGAGGAAGATTTTTAATTAATCCAGATGGACAAATAGTTGCTGAGGAAGTTCAATCACCACCAGTTGGAAGAAGTGTAAAAGAATTTGTAAGACAAATTATGGCACATCAATATGCATACAAAACAGGAGAAGTTTGTCCAGCAAACTGGAAACCTGGCAAAAAAACACTTCCTGTAAATACAGATATTGAACCAATGACAGGTAATGTTGGAAAATATGTAACATTAGAAGATTTAATTGATGAAAATGATGTAAAAGAAATGAAAGAGATGTTAGAAAAATTTAAAGAAATCTCTAAATAGTGGTCATTACAAATCTAATTTTAGATTTTGACCTTCCTTTTGTTTTTTCTTTAAAAGAAAGAAGAAAAATAATAAATTCTATAAAAGATAAACTTAAAAAATTTAATCTTTCTATTCTTGATATTTCAGGAGAATATCCAAAAGAAGCAAGTATTGCTATTTGTTATTTAGCTCATAATGAAAAACAAGCACATCAGATAAAAGAAAGAATAGAAGAGTTTTTATATAAAAACTTTCCAGAGATTGAATTTAATATTGAATATGAAATAATTTAAATTTCAATTACTCTTATCATATTTGTAGTGCCTTCTTTTCCAACTATGCTTCCCATTGTAATTATCACTTTATCATTTTTATTTAATATATTGCTCTTCAATGCGATTTCTTTGAATTTTTCGATTAATTTTTCAGGATTTTTAATTTTTGGAATTTCTATAATATTTTCAACTCCCCAAACTACTTTTAATTTTCTGCTTGTATTTCTATCGTGAGTTACAGCAATAATAGGTGCTTTTGGTCTGTATTTTGAGATTGACTTTACAGTTGTACCACTACTTGTAAAACTTACAATTGCTTTTGGTTCGATTGTTTTTGCTAAATCACTTACACTAAGTGCTATTGCATCCTCATCTTCTGTTTCATATTTTTTATGATAAGGATAAATTGATTGAATTTCTTTAATTATATTTTTTAAAGTCTCAACAGCTTTTACAGGATATTTCCCTACTGTCGTTTCATCACTAAGCATTACTCCATCGCTTCCATCCATTACAGCATTTGCTACATCACTAACTTCTGCTCTTGTTGGAAAAGGAGAGTTTACCATAGAAAGAAGCATTTGAGTAGCAGTGATTACTGGTTTTTTTAATTTATTAGCTTTTCTAATTATCTTTTTTTGAATAACAGGTACTTTTTCTATACCAACTTCAATTCCTAAATCTCCTCTTGCAACCATTACCCCATCACTAACTTCTAAAATTTCATCTAAATTATCTACTGCTTTTTTAGTTTCTATTTTTGCAATAATCCAAGGATTAGCATTGTTTTCTTTTAAAATTTTTTTTGCTTTTAAAATATCTTCTTTGTTATTAACGAAAGAGATTGCAACTAAATCAACTCCATTTTTTGCTCCAAAAATTAAATCTTTTTCATCTTTTAGAGTAATTGCAGAGATATTTAAATTTGAGTGAGGAAAATTAACACCTTTTTTACTTGATAAAACTCCACTATTTTTAACTTCAAGTTCTAAAAAATCTTTTGTTTTATTTATTACTTTTGTACGGATACTACCATCTGCAAAAAATACATATTCTCCACTATTGATTTGGTCGATTATTTCTGGATAACTGATTGTAAGTTCTAATTTATTT
This Caminibacter mediatlanticus TB-2 DNA region includes the following protein-coding sequences:
- a CDS encoding DUF503 domain-containing protein, whose product is MVITNLILDFDLPFVFSLKERRKIINSIKDKLKKFNLSILDISGEYPKEASIAICYLAHNEKQAHQIKERIEEFLYKNFPEIEFNIEYEII
- a CDS encoding peroxiredoxin encodes the protein MACEKDTKELNKTTKEEKMEEVVKTQEGVLVLKNMPEFKMEAYDAATGHYTEVSSEDYKGKWTVICFYPADFTFVCPTEIAAMNAALPILKELGVEVLAVSTDTKFSHKRFVETEPLLKDLKLTIAADPTGEVTRKFGVMIEGAGLALRGRFLINPDGQIVAEEVQSPPVGRSVKEFVRQIMAHQYAYKTGEVCPANWKPGKKTLPVNTDIEPMTGNVGKYVTLEDLIDENDVKEMKEMLEKFKEISK
- a CDS encoding Fur family transcriptional regulator; the encoded protein is MKNLKSLLESTELKITPQRLAILKELENFGHATIEEIYENIKEIFPSISLATIYKNINALKEAGIICEICTPYKNKYEINKGEHGHFICAKCGNIEDFELTDEMIKSIENKYPNTKKEIYIYGVCENCNKN
- the pyk gene encoding pyruvate kinase; its protein translation is MKKAKIVATLGPSSFDKIEEMIKAGVDVFRLNFSHANHKTHKNSIKKIRETAKKLNSKTAILQDISGPKIRIGEIDGILELKRGDKIKLVKKNPKNKLELTISYPEIIDQINSGEYVFFADGSIRTKVINKTKDFLELEVKNSGVLSSKKGVNFPHSNLNISAITLKDEKDLIFGAKNGVDLVAISFVNNKEDILKAKKILKENNANPWIIAKIETKKAVDNLDEILEVSDGVMVARGDLGIEVGIEKVPVIQKKIIRKANKLKKPVITATQMLLSMVNSPFPTRAEVSDVANAVMDGSDGVMLSDETTVGKYPVKAVETLKNIIKEIQSIYPYHKKYETEDEDAIALSVSDLAKTIEPKAIVSFTSSGTTVKSISKYRPKAPIIAVTHDRNTSRKLKVVWGVENIIEIPKIKNPEKLIEKFKEIALKSNILNKNDKVIITMGSIVGKEGTTNMIRVIEI